TCCGTACCTCTGCAGGAAGGGCCGATTTATTATTCACACCCTCCATCTCGCCAGGTTCTCCCTTTTGGCCGCACGTTTGATCAGTCAGTCCCGCTTTGTTGCCTCGCTGGGCAGATGGACTCGTTTCCATCTCCAACATCTCCattggctcctcctcctcctcctcaatcAGAGACGCCGACTGAGCCTTGTGGGCATCGGATTCGTCTTTCAGCTCTTTTTCCTGACGTCGTTTGTCCCCATCAGCACTTGCTACGCAACTCTCCAACATCTCGTTCTCATCGTCTGTCAATTTCATCTGGCTCAGGGAGCATCGCTCCAAATCAACACGACTTTCATCTTCCTCTCCTCCATCTTGTCCGCCATCATCCGCAGCACTCTTCTGCACAACTCCACCATGATCGTTTTCCTTCACGTCTGCGTCATTATTTGGGGAATCTTCTTTGCCCTGCACATTTTCTTTCTCCATCTCCTCTGCGCACTCCGTCTTCTCCACGTCAAAGATCTCATCTTGCTGGACTCTCTCAGGTCTGCCACCTACATTGTCGAGGAAAAAGTCGATTCCTCCACCATCTCCTTGGCTTTGCTTTTCATCCTCCTCATCACCGGATTTCTGACGCTCCTTTTCGAGAGTCCCGTGACCTTCGCCCTGCTTTTTGTGAGCatcgccatcatcatcatcccctTTTTGGTCACTATTCTTTTCCGCGTTCTCATCTTTATCTTGGGTCTCCGTTTCGTCCCCCGTCTTCCCGAAAGGCTCTCCACCTTCGGCCACAGTCTCATTGAGACGGCTTCCAGCTGCCAGAGGGGTCAAGCGGCGGCCTCTCAAAGAGTCCTTTGGGGAAAACAGTCCATCCATTCCAAACAGATACGAGGGAGAGAAAATTAGGAAGGGGTGACGAGGGAAGCAGGCAGACAAAGACAAGTCACAACATTTTCACATGCATGCAAGATTTACTTGATCAATACATGCAGAATTAATAGATGGTGTTTTTTTGAAAGACGCGTTAGATGACAGACAATACGCATGGAAAAAACATAGAACTGACCTGATGGTGGCACATGCAtgcgattacaaaaaaaaaaatatctcacaTCTTTGTGGAAGGGGAAACCAAAATGTTTATATCGTAAAATTTGGTGTATTGGCGGTATCGGCATATACGCTACacccattaaaaaacaaattaataaatccaaacttaaagggaaagttaattaaaaaaaacaaaaactaattaacTGTCAATATAAACCTAATTAGAGGCAGAAGCCATAACCAACGAGGTGTTTGCTGTACACTCGCAGGTACATTAATAATAGCATAGCATTGACTATTGTGTACAGTTGTTTGATGGTTTCAAACAATCGAAGCAGCCTTGCTATATATTAtagaagtgtattgcattcacttggaaaaaaaaacaaaactttttttctgactttttttggggacccttgtttttttttgtaggttttttttttctgtttttctgaatatttttttattaagctcccacaagaaaaacaggaggctttttttttttttttttttttttacaagtgaatgcaatatgcttccgcaattgtaaattatattatatatatatatattttttttttacaattatgtttTATGTGCCCAcactattctgattaatattgtatttgtgtgaTATGAATTatgcagccaaaaaaaacaaaaaaaacacctgtttttaatccatctcatgggggcagccattttgccacttgctggtcgattgaaaatgacatcatagttgctcaggtaacaaccaatcacagctccacatcagaaaacaggtgaatcgTGATTGGTCGACTCATTGCCTGAGTggctgcgatgtcattttcagtcaacaacaaagtggcaaaatggccgccccctgagactgataaaaacacaaagcaataATAATCAGAAAAGTGTGTCTGTATATTGTAAGAAAACTTttgtgttgacttcccttttaagctAGCAGAATTATGTTTGGGTAACGATAGTAGCATTGAACTAAATGTGAGCAGATTTGATTTAAACACGTTTAAAAAGGACACTTCAAATAACGATTATAAACAACTTTGGTGGAGTTGAACAGAAGCTGAGAATTAGAAAAGTATGCAAAAAGGAGGttaaagtgggggaaaaaagattGTGGCTTGTTGTCCAAACTTTATGGTACAAATGTTGACAAACCATGAAGATCTTgcaattaaaaaagaacaacaaaaaacaggtctACAATCATAATGTGATTCCCTGATTTGAAAAGGGTCGAACTCAACATAGAAACATGAGGACGACCATGCTGTCAGAATTCAGATGGCAAAACAGTAACAGTGACAGTAGGTGGAGAGAAGGACAAACAGGAAGGCACAGTGGCAGCCATGCCCGTAGGACAAATCCCAGCAGCACAGAAGCTGCTCAAACACATCCTGGGCCATGGGGCACATGTCACAAATAATTGAAAGATGAACGAAAGATACACAGGAGGATAAGATGAAAATATCATTACATTAGAAAATggtgaataataataacaacaatacatttcaaataaatctCAAAGTGCTAAAATGAAAAGATAGTGAacttgtaaacatttttgtcaaaaaggCAAATACGGTACAATTTGACCAAAACTAGAAATCGAGACAACATGCGGTAGTAGTCACTGATATGATTAGTACCGACCGGCCATCTTTATTAAGTCAGTGTTTTGTAAATTTAAAATTCCTGGATAACAACGCTAATTAGATTTTgcattataaatgtttaaaaaaaaatacactagagGTTAGAGTGCATTTTAGTTTCATTTCTAAATTTCAGTCACCATATCAATATCTCTAACACTGTGTCAGTCATGTACTGTAAGTCGCTGCTTTGCTTGCTTGGGGAAATTATAGCATAgatgacttacaaaaaggtcacGTCAACACCAAAATGATAACACATACAAAAcagtttcattttaaatgaaaaatgaacaacagtggcaaaaaaaataaatcagaccaACAATTTGGTATTTACATACGCGTTTATGCGCATACCTGTCGCGATGGCGGCTCACAGCTGTGGCCTCCAGATATGTCCTGCATTTCTGGTTCAGTCCTTTCCTCTGCTCGGGCTGCAGCACTAGCGTCACTGTCCTGACCCACATGcatgtgcacgcacacacacacacaaataataaaaataataataatgaaaatgaaaaacgaaAGTCAAAGTAAGGcgtaaaaggaaaaacaaatcaagccaaTTGCTAACGAGGCCATAGATAAGCAGATGTGTGTACCTCATATTGGATGCCCCCTCTGAGTTCATCCAGATCCAGGTGGAGGTTCAACAGTTGCCGGTCTGAAGACCGCTGAgttgccaaaaataaaaagaaaatcaatttaaaaaacgtcATCTTCACATTATGTAAGGCGCATATGCACCAAGTCTATACGAATAAAAGTACCTCATTTTCCAAGGTTTCATCGCCGTCATCGCAGCCAGGCATGGTGAGGTACACTTTTTCTTCCTTCttgaaactcaaaacactttCAGTGCCAGTGTTGCGCAGTACCTGAAAAGAAGGGATATGAAAATCAACACTTGAAATGCTGAAAAACGacatcaactcaagtttatttaacctCGCAGCGGGAGCCGCTCGGGCCCTAACGAGAGCTGCGCATCACAATGACGCGACGCAATCTAATCAAATACAACGTtgtcaaggctgacgtgaaggatcaaagcctttgtaacattaaacctgatttgacggagcgtcactaaacaaaaaaatattagtatcaaagtcactgttgtggggAAAAtggatcttttcttttcaatgttggctcaatgtcactcaaatgaccgattttcaaatggtgataactaaagaacggaataaggtagaaacatactttttttttctaataaaagaatggaatgcgatctttcatgtggtcgccatgttgtatatgtggcaaaagaacacaatattctgtttgcttcgaaaaatgagttcgaatgctcgaaatccgccgGCAtcgggggttgtttttttgataacgtgcggcagtaaaagagttaagtgtATACACAAGTTTGGAGTAAAAAGgacactccatccatccatgttttgTACCGTTTATCCGAACTAAAACAAAGTCAAACTACTCCAAATTGAAGACACCTGATAGTAAGCCAGCCATCTGCAAACATTTGGCCGAACTCCAAATCGTAATAGAACACCATTTACGTTACGACATATTTGATGACGGATTACCCCAAGAGATGCTCTGAGGGGTTCCAGTCCCGCAGATCCACGAGAGCGCGGGAATGCAGATCCAGAGATTGGCCCGAGGACAGGTGCATCGAGACCGCCGAGACGAGCCAGGTTTCCGATTGGAGGCGGCAAAGACCCCAATGCTGAACCCTACAAGATGGAGAGCAAAGTCaaaagtttgttttgaaaaaaaaaaaaaaaaaaagtcttcgttATTGTTTCATGACGGTGCACTGCTGTCATAAAAATTGGAGAACTTCGGGTACTCACTTCACTCTTGGctgaattcttcttctttttgtcttttttttccttcttttctttcttcttcttcttcttgggccCGGTGCCCCCAGCTGCGGAGGCGCTTCGGAGACCTTCGCGTTCCTGGATAACGAGGCGGCGGTAGTGCTCGTCGCACGGGTGATCCCAAGTGGACGCACCAGAGGAGAAGTTGTAATAGTACAGGTCTCCTGTAACAACATCTTGGCTGCAGCAAGGACCACAAGATGACacaaagatgacatcatttacAGATAGCACGGtgctccacactttttttttggaaaatccATCAGGAGCTGTGATTTCGGGTTTTAACCCAGAAGATCATTACTGATGAAAAGTAGAGCATCTTGGTTAACTCATAATAACTTTTAATTGTGAATGTGCTGTGCATTGccaaatttggacttttgttctTTAAAAAGGTACCAATACAGCGCGTGACAAATTATTATGGAAAGAGATGGTTTTTTTCTCTGCAAAAGGCACATACTTTTCAAGTCACCAACTGGAGATAATTATTTGAAtattatgtaaaaatatataggAATAATACGTACTGGGACTGAATATCTGCGTTCTTAaaaatacatggaaaaaaaaaacattgcttttcTTGCAACCACTGAACTTGCGAGTTTTTGAACAGCACAGTTTGTGCTTGAATTTATTTCCTgtttgttgagggaaaaaaaaacattcaaattattCTCTAACAGTTGATGACTTGAAAATTATGTTGAGTGCCATTCGCACGGACTATTGataaaaaatgacagaaaaacaTCACTTGCATAATAATTTGGAACACTGCACTTCCCAGTTGACGCACAACACAGATCTCTTTGGCTAAATGCGAACGAGCTGACTAATGGAGTGCTTCAACAACCATTTAAAAAGTGTCTACACACGTCACACACTAATTCTTGCGtgtatgccttttttttctgaaagttAAAAGTCATAAGATAGGCAGTTTACAAAACATTCATTTCATTCGACGCAAGTCACATATGAAAATAGTGGTCAGGTGATAAGAATATGGAATATACATTTATTCAGTCAGCATTCGATGTACAACAAGTAACACTAGTAACAATAGTGTCAAAAGAAGGTTGTTGGTGGCCTGCAGCTGACATCTCCTTGGagatggcttaaaaaaaaaaaaaaaaaaaaaaaagactaacatGCTCTACTGTCACTCTCAGATGTCTAGAGCGCCTCCAAACCCAAAACTGTAAGACAAAGCGGTTGCTGGCTAGAAGGATTCCATGATgtgttgcaaaatgtgtgtccttaaaataaaacaaaaaacaaaacaaaaaacatggatATTGAACGCTTTACCTTTTAATCCCAAAGGTTTCCATGCAAAATGAGCGCATGCATTTCATTCTGCAGACCTCCCTAGTACATaatatccatacatccatttttttaatcagccaGAGTCTGGACTTCACTCTGGAGTCACTCGTACATAATATGTATAATTTGGTTTTTAGTCGCTCTCAAAATCCCATCGGAACTTGACTGCAGTACATCCCCTGACTTACCAAGGCTTCCACTCCGATGGAAGAGGGGCAACAATTCCCTCCCTGGCCAGCCACATGAGCTCTGTCTCATTGTCAAGATCAATGCCTATCTCCTTTGCATACTCTTTGATTTCTGAtaagatgggggaaaaaaaggagtggaggttaaaataaaagaattaaTGAGATGTAAAACTTTGAGCTTGTGACAAAACAAAAGACCAATAAATACATTGTTTGTATTTATCTCCAATGTTTGAGCATTATGACATAATTCAGCGTAGTGTACAATTTTATCTTAACAACCTATGTGTACCTTGTTCCGAGGGATTATAGTTTTCATCAAAGTCCTCCTCAAGGATGAGTTGGTCTCCAATGACCATTGGCGCACTCATGATTACTGTAAGTAGAAATGTATatccaaaacacatttttaacacattatgtaaaaaaaaaatgcctccgaGGTCAAGATGTAAATATAATGAAAGATACTTTGATATGTTATACACAAGGATTTCTCCGAATGAAGCTGTAGATTAGAAAAGCGAAGCGTCTCAAATACATTAGCCATTTAGCTACGGCTAGCTAAGCAGCtccggaaaaagaaaaaaataaaactcgtgAATCGCCAAGGAGCTTACCTCGTAACTATCCGACGGCCCTTTGCTTCTCCAGATTCTGTCAGCTCAGAAAGCTGGGCATTGTTTTTTGCTAATGATGTAAAATGAGACGCTTATTAGAGTAACATCTCCAAGGACGCTTCGCTGGTTTCCTGTTGACGGCTAGAAATGGGCTGTGATTGGCTAGGAGCGTGAGACATTCAGGAAACATCGTAAATTGTTCTCTGCCTCATTGACGTATTTGAAgtcgtttgtttaaaaacggACAAAGCAAAATCacccggggggggggcggggggggagtTCTTGTATATCTCATATATCAAAATGGACATCATACCATTTATCAAATATGGACATACTCCGAGAACACTTGTAGTTTAATACGTTGTTTgccaatgtgtatttttatttacttgcaattgaatatttgttttgtgaattgtgttttcttttttttttaattaagaaaaacaaaacaaaaactaactttgAATTTGCTTTGCCACCATTATAACAGCGTAGCTACCTTTTCATGAAATTAAAAAGGTAAAacgactgctttttatatcgcGCTTTAATccccatatggtgcccaaagcgctttacaattgAAGCCTCACATGCATCCGTTCACCAGTGGTTGACTGCCTCCATGCAAGGtgctgccaggtccactgggaaCAAATGGGGGTTTGGTGTCTTACTCAAGGACACTTCcacatggtcaccaggggtgaggatcgaacccTCAACCTCACAGATGGTAGCCGACCGATCTACAACTGAGCCCTTttctcataataataatcataataataacaatgataataataataaagcaaatgAAAAAGACTGAAGTTCTCAGTCATGCACCATTGGTGTgtaaatacaactttattctcaatTTGTTTCCACACAGTTGCACATAATGCACAATAAAACATCCATCATATTGAAATTTGGACTCGAGATTTGTATGCACTAACGTCTTGAATGGAGCCTGCTGCCAGTGTTGATTGTAGTAACTTTTCACAAAGATGGCAAAAGGCTACTTGACGCTCTCATGTCAGATAAGATCCTGAACAGCATCAGCTCATTTTATTATTGgtgttatatttgtatttaaaaaaaaaaaaaaaaactgagacagcttttttttttttttttaggtggaattAACTGCTTGGCATTTCTTAAATCAGGATTGATTATTACACAAAAAGTGTGGCCGACTTCCTTCAATTTTTCTGGACGAGTCCATTGATGTCAAAAGTTTGTGCACTGTGCCTGCCTAACCACCACAATATTATTTCTACGCGTGACCAGAGCCGACAGATAAGGAGAAAGTCAAAGCTCTAGGAGGTTTGTGTCGTGTGTGGCGTTTGCTCTTCGGGCTCTTGCTTGCCGTCATCACCAACGGACTGTTGCTCTGCCAACAGGTCTGTTAGCTTCAACCTCAACACTGAATCCTGAGACCCTGCTGCCGCctgcaaaataaaagcaaaattatTGTCATTTATTCAAACTTACTTCATTTTTCAAATTGGGTAATTGGCATATTTCAATAAATCAATCATGACTGTCATGTTTGGGCTGTATTGtagtatttttttcaacaatataaaaaaatccaGTATATACTAGAGATGTCACGatcagggcaatatcgtgacatcgtgatattgaaactgccacaatatcgccgtcgtcatgttcacaatatttaaaagtctgtaaaaaaaaaaaaaaaaaagtcaggtttatattcatttgtgcagatctagcaccctctagtggctatttcattggtgcaatttaattttcatttgggatgttttggtcttctgtttaaaatctgtgctaattgttagatgaaggggaacctaatttgtcaCAGAGACAACAAAGAGTTGATTTATTTCTGTTTCTTTTTGACCaagcccataaaaaaaaaaaaaaaaaggtaaacgtAATGTGGTTCTGGGGGTACAACAAATTAATtcccatttccattcatttcgatTGGAAAGCATTTCAGTTTTGCGAACAGGGACAATATTCTTTTGCTGCTGTGCAAATTCATTCATTGCAAACTATTCGTAAACTTGAAACAACGTATGCCGGGACCATCGCAAACCAAGCCACTCCTGTATGTTATCCAGCACCTACTTTTATCTATTGAGGAACTGGACCTTACCAAATCAACACTTACTGTTGATGAGCCTCTCCTTCTCAGTATGATGCCCTCTGCAAGCAAAGCTTTTGCAGTCTCTTCAAACAGAGCAGAGTCATCCATCTCGGATTGGCTCTTTAACTCAGCATACTTGTCTACAAACCTACAGTGGAACATAACATATTTAATGTTGTTGCCCTTCATCTTGAATGTGccatgacaaataaaaaaacacgatCACAACAAAGCCAGCCCAAACATAACATTACTTAGAACCCCAAAATGGCGAAAATACAATAGTTACCTTTGACAAGTAGAAACGAAGTTTGATTTGGACAGATCAAAAGGGCGAACGCCCATCCCGTATTGTTCATAAAATTTCCTGAAAGCAGAGAGATACAGACGTTTACATAACGTATGATAACTTGTCATATAAAACACGATCATCTTATGAAGCtaaatattaaaactgtcatttACTTACGCTCTAATTTTATCTTCTTCGTAGAAAATTTCAGGCACCGGGTCTGGTTTCTTGCCCCTGTATCTTCTATTGAGACTTACATACAGTGGTGGCCGTTTTGGTGGAAAAGCTTCATACACATCATACCAGATTGGTTTCTCTGTTGGTTTTATCACTCCCGAGCGCATTAGATCCCGAACCCTGTTAATCATATTATCAGACAATTGGTGATGTTACATACcaatctaattaaaattaaagcaCACACTAGATATGTCAGACAAATTCTAACAACACACAACTTAATAACACCACATGGACGAACAAGCTTTTTGCTGAAAACATGGCTTCAATTAGATGTTTGGACAAAGATATGAGCTTTCTACTGAGCCCCTAAGgtaacatggtagaaaaaacaacaactttgcgttcgcgagggaacgcaaagttgttgttttttcgcctaccgtgtcaccttaggtgcgccgtaaacacttccgggtcatcttctctGTGagcaaaagcgacgaggacggaacgtttgtaaacatgaaacaaagcagtgggaaagttttcccaaagcgactaggatggagtatgtatttttccactgctttgtttacgcgtcgcttttggtcacagggaagatgacccggaagtgtttacgagGCACCTcgggtgacatggtaggcgaaaaaaacaactttgcgttgccTCGCAAAGCAACTTTGCCTTCTTCTTCTTAAGAAAACCTTCTTCTGCCTGTTGTATAAGTAGTCACAAATAATAAACGaacgaatgaatgaataaatacaagGTTGTGCCAAATTTAATATTCTGTCGGCAAATCAGGTCGTGACACGAAGTATGTCCAAGTTGCTTTGCCGTACTACATGTACATTTAGGGTCGTCCTTCAAAAGATGAGCAACGAGTCATAGCGTGAGAGGCAAAATCTTAAATGtctgagaagttttttttttattaatattgttcAGCATTTTAACCATACACACGCGTTCAAATGGGGAGCAATATAATGAAAAGTTCTCTACGAATAAATCAGTCGCACAACTATGTCGTCATCAAGAGGCACGTCGGATATGCTCTTGAAAAACAATTACgtgtaaatatatgtataatcTTTATGCGTGATCTATATAAAGTAGAATTAACTTTCGTCATAAAATCTGGTTATCAGTGAGTGTAACAATTTGAGGCCAAAATTTGGAAGGAATGCACTAGCTCAAGTGTTGACTCTGGCGCAACAATAATGATTTAAGTAACGAAAAACATGTCATCAAATATTCTTTCTTACCGCGAAAACACGGTTCCAATCTTCTCTAATCTGCTCCCAgccatttatttctttttggtgCCGCTAAACCACGGACATCTGCCTTCTCCTCAGAATGTAAGAACAGGACTTCCGGTAGTACTTTCGTGTCTCTTTCACAATAAAGTATCGGTGCTTGATCTGAAATGACTAAAATTTATGTGTGTATAATATTCAATGCATCtattttaatttcatattttagATAATATAATCATACTAAtgatattgtgcatttttgtttttcaaaatttagCTGTCGTTGTGCTATATTTTGTTGTTCTATTTTGATTTCCACGTCATTAAATTTCTTAAAGCCTATACTACACCTCGCCACTAGGAGGCGTTCAAGATCATGTAGCTTTACTGACGTGAACCCGTGTACCTTTTCTTTTCATACACATTTGACAATGTTTTATCAATCAATCTATCACTCTTAtcagtctatatatatataaaatgcgaACAAAAAATGGCGCAAAGATCATTTCAAAACCATTTCCACTATTAATGTGCACCTATTACCCGtacaactcaatttaaaaatgtctttttgacagtgatatgaaaaataaacaacttcaTCAGCAAACACTTGTCACCAGTGTCTTTGATAatacgtaataataataatgctaataatgctactaccactaataataataataataataaaaatgacaatgttcAACTATTCTAGCAGACTTTCcttgacttttttgttttctagagaaaaaaaaaaacagtgtggaTTTTTCTAACACTGAcagttctatttatttatttatttatttatttaacaa
This genomic stretch from Festucalex cinctus isolate MCC-2025b chromosome 13, RoL_Fcin_1.0, whole genome shotgun sequence harbors:
- the mrps23 gene encoding small ribosomal subunit protein mS23 isoform X1 codes for the protein MAGSRLEKIGTVFSRVRDLMRSGVIKPTEKPIWYDVYEAFPPKRPPLYVSLNRRYRGKKPDPVPEIFYEEDKIRAKFYEQYGMGVRPFDLSKSNFVSTCQRFVDKYAELKSQSEMDDSALFEETAKALLAEGIILRRRGSSTVSVDLAAAGSQDSVLRLKLTDLLAEQQSVGDDGKQEPEEQTPHTTQTS
- the mrps23 gene encoding small ribosomal subunit protein mS23 isoform X2; translated protein: MAGSRLEKIGTVFSRVRDLMRSGVIKPTEKPIWYDVYEAFPPKRPPLYVSLNRRYRGKKPDPVPEIFYEEDKIRAKFYEQYGMGVRPFDLSKSNFVSTCQRFVDKYAELKSQSEMDDSALFEETAKALLAEGIILRRRGSSTAAAGSQDSVLRLKLTDLLAEQQSVGDDGKQEPEEQTPHTTQTS
- the mrps23 gene encoding small ribosomal subunit protein mS23 isoform X3, yielding MRSGVIKPTEKPIWYDVYEAFPPKRPPLYVSLNRRYRGKKPDPVPEIFYEEDKIRAKFYEQYGMGVRPFDLSKSNFVSTCQRFVDKYAELKSQSEMDDSALFEETAKALLAEGIILRRRGSSTVSVDLAAAGSQDSVLRLKLTDLLAEQQSVGDDGKQEPEEQTPHTTQTS